One segment of Chionomys nivalis chromosome 1, mChiNiv1.1, whole genome shotgun sequence DNA contains the following:
- the Ttc32 gene encoding tetratricopeptide repeat protein 32 has protein sequence MAEPPDRESRETLAALALAQDRFARGEFAEAQALYSAFIGQCASRGSNCSPEDLATAYNNRGQTKYFSVDFYEAMDDYTSAIEILPNFEVPYYNRGLIRYRLGYFDEALEDFKKALDLNPEFQDAVLSFKQTILDKEEKQRRNA, from the exons ATGGCCGAGCCGCCGGACCGAGAGAGCCGGGAGACGCTGGCCGCCCTGGCGCTGGCCCAGGATCGCTTCGCCAGGGGCGAATTTGCCGAGGCGCAGGCGCTGTACTCGGCGTTCATTGGCCAGTGCGCGAGTCGCGGGAG CAACTGCAGCCCCGAGGATTTGGCCACCGCATATAACAACAGGGGGCAAACCAAGTACTTCAGCGTTGATTTTTATGAAGCCATGGACGACTACACATCCGCTATAGAAATCCTGCCCAACTTTGAAGTTCCGTATTACAACAGGGGCTTGATACGCTACAGGCTGG GATATTTTGATGAAGCTTTGGAAGATTTCAAGAAGGCACTAGACCTCAATCCTGAGTTTCAAGATGCTGTCTTGAGCTTCAAACAGACTATtttagacaaagaagaaaaacaaagaagaaatgctTAG